AGAAAAATGTGAATAAAGGAGAACAACGAATTTAATTACGTTGAAGAAGAACGGGAAAAAGGTTTACGTTATATGGAAAGGTTTACGTTGAGAAAGGTTTaggttgagaaaagttgatCATGCAAAATAAGGATTACATTATATACGTTATATGAGGCGCGTGTAAAACAAATGAATGTGTGGATCGAGAAAAATGCGTGAAGTGAAAAGTACTTGGATACCATCCATGTAATTTTTACATGGATGTAGAGCTTTTCCATTAAAATAATAAGGAACAACATAATTTAGTAGCAAAGAGAATATATAAACACAACAAAGACTCAAATTTTTACAATTATGCTATGaatataagaaaaagagaatataaggtgaattattttaaatatagttATTTTGAATACACAAATTCTGAGTTACATTTTCTATATATTGGATATAATGACCCTTAAGTAACTTGATACATATCtcgaatatatccaaaatatgTTCAGTTTGTCAAAAGAGCCCGATTTTGAGTACACTCCAGATCAATGTATTCAAATTCTTTTCATATCTAATACATGCATAATCATCTTTATACCCACTATATTTGAAATGTACCTCGAATCTAAGCAtgcatattaataaataaaaaattcctcaaaataaatcaagatatcttaaatttcttttttaaaatgaaaaaaagcaaCGCAACAAAATATGCAAAGAACCGTTGAAGCAAAAAATGTCCCATAAAGTCCTGTCTGTCCATCATAattcataaacaaaaattaaaaaaatattcatttattgCGAATCACTGAATAATTGtccatttaattcaaattaacacAACGCAGCACTATATTCTCCTTCTCTTCCCTTCATTCACTCTCTCTCACACATTCATTCTTTCGTTCATTCCCTGTTCCAATCTTTCACACATTCATTCGTTCGTTCGTTCGTTGATTTGTTCGTTTTGTGGAAATCATTTCTTCAGAATTCGAAAAAGGTTCCTCCTTTTCTCGCTTGTGATTTCATAATTGCTTCAAACATATATCCCCATCTAGATTTTTCTTTCAAGAGCTGTTCTAAGATGCATAATCTGATTAACATGATAATTATTTCCACATAACAgcgattttgattttaaaattttcatctaatctgattttttatttatttattgggaGAATTTGACAACTTCTTCCAAACAAAGTCTGCATCTTATTAAGGGAATGATGCCATGCCTAGTGAAATTGAACATTTTGTACCTTTGTGTTGGGTTTGATAATGTTCCTTTATAAAatgttaataattttgaaatatgTTGTTGGATTAAGCAGGTAGGGTATTGACAATGATGGTTGTTATGGCTCTCTAACAAGAGAGTAGGGGTTTGATTAAGGTTTTGGTGTTGAAGTAGATGATTAGTTGTGGGGGATGTGGAAGGTTCTTGCGAGGAGTTCTGGAGCTACTGAGTTGAATGACTTCTATCCTATTAGACCGGAATGCCAAGCCGACGCTCCAGCTCCTCGTTTTAAGCCAAGGGTGAGAGTTCTTTTTGTGCTTTAGCTCATGCTGCTGAATTTTGTTTGATAAGATTTGCACATCAATTGAATGAGTTATGTGCAAAAGAAAGAGTTATGTTGTTTGTATATCTAATTCCAAGCCTGGAAAATAAGAGTTTGATTGTTAGAGTAGGGATCATAGCAAAAGTTTATTTCTGGTAGAATGGATCTCAGTATGGTGTACGAAGAGATATGTGTCCAGAAAACATATCGTCAACtaaatttagttattttgaGTAGTGACTATACTAGTTTTGCGACACTCGGTTAGATGATATGCAACTCATTGAAACTTGTACAAGGTAGAAAGATCAAAGTTTGCTTTTTGTGACATCTGTAGCTTACCCCACGTAGggaatttttagatttttacatAGCTTGATATGTCTAACCGATCCCAACTAGTCGAATAAGGCTTAGCTGTCATTGTCATTGTATATAATATAGATGCTTTTCAGTATTATTGTTGCAATTTTCATATATTTGAAAGTTTACGTAAAAGGCTTTTGTGATTTATACGCTGCACTTTTGTTTTGGCACAGGCTGGCAAAACTCTAAGTCAAAGAAGATGGAATTCATCATTCGATGCAGAAGGTCACTTGAACATTGCCAAAGTGCTTAGACGAATCCAGCGCGGGGTAATCTATATTTTCTATCTCGATGCTGGTCACATGATGGAATCTGTTAATAGtgacattttttcttttggtttctACCTGTGTGGTTGCTCTGAATTTGCGGATTTGTCATTGATGATTTGCATTTAACAACATGGTGACCTAATAGATTGTTGGCGGTAGCTATATTAATGAGAAGGGTTAGTTTATAAATTATTCACTTCAAAGTGCCTTAGACATTGTTCTCTGTGAAACAAATACCGTATGATGATGATCTATGATAACAGTCTGATCTGCACTTATCGTTATCACTATTCaggattctctctctctctctctctctctctctctctctctctctctctctctctctcctttttcaTTTGTGCTTATTGCTACCCATATCTACTTCTATGAATCATGTAGGGTGTCCATCCTTCAATCAAAGGGGAAGTATGGGAGTTCTTGCTAGGTTGCTATGATCCTAACAGTACATTTGATGAACGGACGGAGCTCAAGAACCGTCGAAGGTATATTATAGTTGAAGCATATCTCtgtagaattaaaaaaatcatggGTTATTCTAACAGTAAAGCTCAAATTTGTTCTCTGAAGATAAGCATGACGTCCAATTTTTCCTTTAAATATACCTTCTGTAATCTTTTAGAGGACTGTTTTGAGTGTTTTCTCATAAATACTGCTCATTGCCATACGTCATTGGCCAATGCAACCGTCCTCTAGTTGTCATTGTGAGCATGACTTCCCTTTTATTGCTGTTACTAGTGTTTCCTGTCATTTTTGTCACTCCCTGTTTCCTATCACCATTATAGTGCTCATATACAATTATTGGCCAAATGTTCATATCATGCCATTCTAATCAAAATTGTGAAATGAAAATTGTTAccacttgggtgaaccttttgtctgttatttttattcttcGTGCCACATAATCTATGAACAAAAGTGTTATTGTTTTGTAACTTTGGCGCCTATAATTTCTAGAATGTATCAACTTGAGATTGGGTAGCTACTGATGTTTCCCCTCTACTCTATGTTGGTCTTTCTAAATGCAAAATGGTGCTTGTTTAAATGTTTTAGGGTGTAAACCCTACATCTTCTCACCAtttgttctctctctctctctttactgAAATTAAACAACATGAGTAaataaaatcatttataaattgATTATGCAGGGGACAGTATGATATGTGGAAAGCAGAATGTCAAAGGATGGTTCCAATGATTGGTAGCGGAAAATTTATTACAACACCCCTCATCGATGAGGATGGCCAACCAATAGATAAATCTTTGATAGGTGTCCAACCTTCAAATAAGAAAGTTTTGCAGTGGATGCAAGTGTTACATCAGATTGGTATGTATACACTGCTGCACATTAGTGGATACATATTTCCATTCTGCTTTATTTAGTTTAAATctacaaatttcaaattttgagcTTCACTAAAGATTAAAGCTCGTGCCTATTAACTCTTCTTTTGCAATCATAAAATCAGTGGCATGTAAATTTCcttcataaatataaatatcatTAATGTAACACCTGAAGaaattatttacaaaataatGAATTAAATATGTAATGATGAAAATGGTACAACCTGGCTTACATAGCATATAACTTATACTGACAATGATAAGTCATTAACACAGGGTGGTAAGCAACCTTGATCCTTGGACAAGAATGCAACTTCTAATCCAAGGAAAGATACTTCATACCTCATAACCTTATGCTTCCTTGTATCGTGAACTATTCCTATGGGCCAAACATGTGGGTTACCTGGTGATCTCATGAAAAGGGGGAAAACTTTGAGATGTTACTTTAAAGCAGATATGCAACCTGCTCGTCTATCAAAACTTTCATGAAAAAGCAATGGCTGCATATAATTTTCACTACCCAAAATGATAACCTGTTAATAAAAGTCtgagaattcatcaaaattgaCTAGGAACCTGCACGTTTATGTCTTAGATAAGGAGTTTTAAGTCAGAATGTCTTGTGCATTAATTCTGACTTCTGAGGGTGATTGCATATGTTCCATGATGTTCTCATGAAAAGGGCATCATATAATAGTTTCATAATTTAACgctgtttttttcttcttaagaAAGCttgttttataaataatttatttatcataaTAGCATCTGTGATGACAAATTTGTATTGTAGGCCTGGATGTTAATCGAACTGATCGAGCACTTGTCTTTTATGAGAGTGAAGCTAATCAAGCAAAACTTTGGGATGTTCTATCAGTTTATGCATGGTTGGATgatgatattggttatgtgcAAGGTGAGACtctctcttttaaattttcaaatgatGAGTTGAAAGAGCTCCAAAAATGGGACATCCTAAAGGGACCACATTTACTTTGCAGGAATGAATGATATATGCTCACCTTTGATTATTCTCATCGAGAACGAAGCAGATAGCTATTGGTGCTTTGATCGTGCAATGCGAAGGATGGTATGCTAGATGTACTGAACAATAAAATTTCCTTAACATGCTAGTTCTAGGTGTTTCTTGTATCGGTAATTGATATGTAGCAATACAACCTTGTGTTCCTGAGgaattatttaactaaaaagATTTGTCAAAAGCTTTGTTTGTGTTTGAATCCTCTCAGGAAAGTGACTGTCATGTTCACAGTTCCACcgtttctttcattattctaaaaaaaaatgttcaaaagataaaaatcagTGGTAGAGATGTGAATATGACAAGGTCATGTACTCATGTTCATGTTGACCATGAGAGGATAATTATCGTTTTTTAATGGAGCTAGAATTGTGCTTGAtaggtgttccgagggttacctgaaactgttaggtcgatctcggatgagatctgtGGTGGCGGCCGGAGCTGAtacgtccgacttgttggaggCGCAAAGGATCAGCCACATCAGCACCACCACCGcctccaacaagtcggacgtaTCAGCTCCGACCGCCACCacagatctcatccgagatcgacctaacagtttcaggtaaccctcggaacaatagGCATGCCAATTTGGTGATATTATTCACAAAACTTGTATATTGTCACACATCTAGTAGTTTTAGATAACTAGAGATAACAAGAGACATGGATGAGATTGAAAGTGATTCCCAAGGAGTAGTGACCTATTTCTTGTTGTAATGATGTTGTCCTTTTTGTAGAAATTCAACTGATACAGTTGATCATTGTATTACTACATTTGGTTCTAATGAAGAATTACTTATTACTCACCAAGTTATCATTTAGTTGTTTGCTGTagtttattgttttcttttcgAAGATTGAAAATGTTTAATCCCAATCAATTCATATTTTGGTGTTTTCCCCTGCTGTTGTTTTCCCAACAGAGAGAGAACTTCAGGACCAGTGCAAGTTCAATGGGGGTGCAATCTCAGTTGGCTACGCTCTCACAGATAATGAAAACAGTTGATCCTAAACTTCACGAACACCTTGGTCAGTAAAACTTCTTTGGCCAGCTTCTAATACGTCACAAGATAGTTCTATAGTTTAGATTCttctatctttttaatttatactaGAAGCAGTCTCAAATGCTCCAAGTGGTGTGaataattttcaattaaatagTGAATCTTTTTGGTAAagaattcttttttctttgttaatcGTGTTTAGAGGTAGCTTGATGATAGATACTTGTACATATACCTGCACTTGTGTCCATGAAAATTCATACTGTAGCAGTTTGTGGCCCCTCCCAGTGGGAAGTATCCTGAAAGCTTGCAATCATAAAGGAAAAAGCGTCTCTATAAATATGCAAGAAAAAATCCTTAAGCTTCATCTCTTTTTATTTCACAGAGGATTTAGATGGTGGAGAGTATCTATTTGCATTTCGCATGCTGATGGTTCTTTTTCGAAGAGAATTTTCTTTCGCAGATACTTTGTATCTTTGGGAGGTAAGGATAAAATGCTATTAACAATATTAATTTCATTGATAAATAAACTCGTTTATACGTAGATGAGCCATCATTTTTCTACTATCTTGATGAGATTGAGTTTGGAGCTTATTTTGGCTTCAAATTGATAGCTCAATTTATGACATAACATAGATTGTTTCCAGTTGATCTGGGGAATGGAATACAATCCAAACATCTTTGCAAAATACGAAGAGCCAGAACGAGCTAAAGCAAATGCCTCTCCACAAACACTAAGTGACAAGATTTTGAAGCAATATGGaaaatttgagagaaaaaatGTGAAGACCGGCAATGCAGAAGAAAGTAGTGCACTAGCTGTTTTCGTTGTTGCAAGTGTGCTAGAAATCAAGCATAGGCGGATTTTGAATGAGGCCAAGGGCGTTGATGACGTTGTCCAGGTTTGTCTTCTTTCAAATGCATGtgccaaaaatataaaaaagcaTGTGAGGAGGCATTGAAAATTCAGAAGAAGTACCTGAGCAAGGTAATTTGCATTCTCTATCTCCTCTAGTTATTTCAGGAACATCAGAGAATGCTTTTACTCTAGCAGCAAATATGTGgatcttgattttgattttgccATTGCCACTTTGTTTCTACTCTATTCACTTACAAAAAtgctcaattttatttttttatatttttctgtgTTTATGCAAATGAATAAGAACaagattttgttgttttaattatttctttgcAAAAAGCTTGGAAACAAAATATACAATGAAAGCAATGTGTTTATGTTATAATAcgagagtttaattttgatgtactatCAATGTAAAACAGTTTTACACATACATCCAATTACATAACTCTGCATTAGCAAAAATAACTATCTTTTACATTAACAGCGTGAATGGTAATCCAAAAGAAATGATGTGATTGGATGACTATATAAAACGTTTTACACtgtcagtgcatcaaaattGAACTCATAATACCAATgaacttataaaaatatagacAATGAAACAAGCCCTTAATAACTCTTTTTCCACTTTGTCCCCCTGGGCCCCCCTCCTCCCCCTACATGAGATTGTTATGTTTGTAGAATCTTAACCGTTCAAAAATCTCCAATGACATGCACGACTTAATAATCTTGAATGGTTGATATTTAATGAACATGTTAGCCCTCAACACAAAAGAGGTCCATATCCTATCTTTGGCATAAGATTCTTCTTACATACATTATTGGATCGCTTTTGCTACAACCATGAtttttggctcaaaacaagaaacCAAACATGCTATGACCTTGCTACTGAAACATTCCATGTAAACTATCTTGTGACACATACAGAAAATGcgttcaaattttttttggtcCCGGGACACAAATTTTCTGTCCTTCCTTGGGAGGACAGTATGACTAAACAGGAGTCAGAAATTTCGGTCTCTTTCTCTGTCTCCGGTATCTCGCCGTCTTTGGTATTTGTGTCCCTGAAACAAAACATCTTTCTAGTTTCCGACACAATACTTTGTCTTCATACAAAATCTGAGTTTTTCATTGGTTGTTCATGCAGGCCCAAGGCAAGAAGTGACAGAGCCATAGAGACAATGGTACATTTTCTCTAACTATTTGGTTGGCAGCTGTGGTTAACATGATCTTGAGGTTTCAGCTTAGCCCCTatccccttttctttttttttctttttttctttcctccCATTTTTCTTTTACCCTCTAGTGATGGCTGTAGTTCCATGCTTCTCCAGTGTTGATCCTTGGAAATGAAGTACTAAGTACAAACGCCACAAGATCTAGAGACCCAGAAAACATCACCTTCAGATTTTGTGCATGGGCCTggcaaaaatacttttattattatttctttttcttcaacaaCTAAATTAGTATCTATTGTATTACTAATCTTAAAATAAGTTCATTCTGTTaggaacaaaaattaaattaaaaaaaaaaagagagagaaaatgttAGGTATGCTTTTGGTTTTAGCCAGGAACCAAAAAGTGTACTTCAAATGTACTTTTTTATtcgataaatatttttcataataaaaagatTTGAGTAAAAATAGGCCCAAATTCATTTGCATTCAAAGTCACCCATGATAAGAGAGtggttttctttatttatttttgtgaaattttgatattgtttttaatttaaaaaaataagattaagctaatatatgttttaaaaaCACATGTTaaagttattatttaaaaaagcttttataaaaaaagatgCATTCAAATCTTCAGTATATTTGTTGGAATGGGAGTGGAGTAAGATTAGAGTTGGAATTATATTAGGTTAGGTAAGAGGATAATTTGGAtatatttaatgatttttttaggaTTCGGTTAGTTTTGTTAAGAAAAATTCATCTTTTCATGAGTATaaggttaattttaatttttgtggaTAAATTTATTAGCATTCTGAACatttataaatagaaataatagtttatcttaaaaaattaaaaacttacaACAATAATAATCTTAACAAGCGTTCTTGTTCaactttattttaataaaaggtATCATATTAAGTTTAACCTAGCACTATGTTTAagaagattaaaattttttaaaaaatagttgaaACAACAAAGCATACTATTATCATTGTTGGGATAAACGTTAATTTTGTTCCCAATATTTAGAGATAGTTTTAAATTTGTCTctaatactttttttaaatctatttttaccttaagtaatttaaaaatattttttaatgttttccattcaataatcaaaattcaaattaccaGAAAAGGGCTTAACATCAAGGTTAAAGTGTGACTTTAATGATGTATAGGCACCACAAATAGAGATTGTTTGCCTCGTTCTTTCGAGGTGAATTATATGGTAAAAATGTAAGTTTACagattttttctttaatagaATGAAAGAGAGATTAATAAAGGTAGGACTCacattttgaataataataaaacaataaaaaataactataaaagaaattatattcTCTCTCTATACCACTCCATTCTGTACAATAAAGTGTCCattctttcaaaataaaaacCTAATGATTGGATTTCAATTATATTTTCTTGACATCGATAATCTATAATATAACAGTCATATGTTCATGACATTCACACAAGACTGTCACGTGCACACATTAATGTTGTTGGGTTTTGGACTTCTTTTTTACGAggaataaaaacttaaaatattttagtctATAATTACTCTTAATTGTGAGTGAAGTCATTGACGTTGAGTTAAAGTGAAGTAAGAGAGAGATCTTATTAGCAAGAACAAGTAAACACGTGAgagaatagaaaacaaaaagttattttCACACGTACACAAAATTGGCACTGTAAATTTTTTCCTTGCAGATTTGTTAACTATTGGcccaaattcaaatttatacAGTGCATTCTAGACATCTGATTCTTCACTTTGACcattcaaattttcgaaatgaGGTCTGTGGTTGGAGTTATAAGCCACGCAGCAGCAAGtgttttatcatattttattttcttggttaTTGT
This sequence is a window from Arachis duranensis cultivar V14167 chromosome 2, aradu.V14167.gnm2.J7QH, whole genome shotgun sequence. Protein-coding genes within it:
- the LOC107473804 gene encoding LOW QUALITY PROTEIN: rab GTPase-activating protein 22 (The sequence of the model RefSeq protein was modified relative to this genomic sequence to represent the inferred CDS: deleted 2 bases in 1 codon); this translates as MWKVLARSSGATELNDFYPIRPECQADAPAPRFKPRAGKTLSQRRWNSSFDAEGHLNIAKVLRRIQRGGVHPSIKGEVWEFLLGCYDPNSTFDERTELKNRRRGQYDMWKAECQRMVPMIGSGKFITTPLIDEDGQPIDKSLIGVQPSNKKVLQWMQVLHQIGLDVNRTDRALVFYESEANQAKLWDVLSVYAWLDDDIGYVQGMNDICSPLIILIENEADSYWCFDRAMRRMRENFRTSASSMGVQSQLATLSQIMKTVDPKLHEHLEDLDGGEYLFAFRMLMVLFRREFSFADTLYLWELIWGMEYNPNIFAKYEEPERAKANASPQTLSDKILKQYGKFERKNVKTGNAEESSALAVFVVASVLEIKHRRILNEAKGVDDVVQVCLLSNACAKYKKACEEALKIQKKYLSKAQGKK